In Mycobacterium sp. Aquia_216, a genomic segment contains:
- a CDS encoding TylF/MycF/NovP-related O-methyltransferase yields the protein MVAAVATGLDAKTRLLMWWVRTEYWLARTLLPDVYASDGLISFHNDAFLDDPAFQRAYNRGARSLPDPDWYQWQWRVHVGLWAAENASKLDGDFVECGVSYGFLSSAIMEHLDWDRLGKTFYLLDTFAGIDSRFVTDAERQGGEVERSQLKLRNGMYVSGVEGVRANFAQWQNQRIIVGAVPETLDQVEARTVAYLHIDMNCAPPEIAALRHFWPRLSPGAFVLLDDYANRGREEQRVAMDALAAELGVPICALPTGQGLLIKPAA from the coding sequence ATGGTTGCCGCCGTGGCAACCGGTCTAGACGCTAAGACTCGCCTGCTGATGTGGTGGGTGCGCACTGAGTATTGGCTCGCGCGCACTCTGCTACCCGATGTCTACGCAAGCGACGGGTTGATCAGCTTCCACAACGACGCGTTTTTGGACGACCCCGCGTTTCAGCGCGCCTACAACCGCGGCGCGCGTTCCCTCCCCGACCCGGACTGGTATCAGTGGCAGTGGCGCGTTCACGTCGGGCTCTGGGCGGCGGAGAACGCGAGCAAGCTGGACGGCGATTTCGTCGAGTGCGGCGTCAGTTATGGATTCTTGAGCAGCGCCATCATGGAGCACCTCGACTGGGATCGCCTGGGCAAAACGTTTTATCTCCTCGACACCTTCGCAGGAATCGATTCCCGCTTCGTCACCGACGCGGAACGCCAAGGTGGCGAGGTCGAGCGAAGCCAGCTCAAGCTCCGCAACGGGATGTATGTCAGTGGGGTCGAGGGTGTCCGGGCCAATTTCGCACAGTGGCAAAACCAGCGCATCATCGTCGGCGCGGTCCCGGAAACACTCGATCAAGTCGAGGCGCGCACGGTGGCCTATCTCCATATCGATATGAACTGTGCGCCACCGGAAATCGCTGCGCTACGCCATTTTTGGCCGCGGCTTTCACCGGGCGCCTTTGTGCTGCTGGATGATTACGCAAATCGCGGGCGCGAGGAACAGCGCGTCGCCATGGATGCCTTGGCAGCCGAATTGGGCGTGCCGATCTGCGCACTGCCTACCGGGCAGGGTCTGCTGATCAAGCCGGCCGCTTAG
- a CDS encoding glycosyltransferase: protein MKFALAGYGTRGDIEPSAAVGRELQRRGHEVCLAVPPGLLDFAEAAGLAAVSYGPPIEEFLDEDFLRNMWANFFRSAWTLSGPISVVRKIWEPIIVHWAQVNKTLVSLADGADLLSTGINFEQAAANVAEHYDIPLATLHHFPMRANGELVPTVPAPLVRSSMTAIEWLFWHSTKKVEDEQRRELGLPEATSRSQRRIADRGSLEIQGYDEVCFPGLAAEWAKWDGLRPFVGALTMELTTEADDDVTSWIAAGAPPICFSSGSIPVESPTELVEMISATCAQLGERALVCFGGTDFTDVPHPDHVKLVGPVNYAAVFPTCRAAVHHGGSGTTAASMRAGIPTLILWSSADQPYWGAQVKRLKVGAARRFSTTTQETLVGDLRAILTPQCASRARELAPRMTTPAESIGRAADLLEDAARRKASG, encoded by the coding sequence ATGAAATTTGCCCTGGCAGGCTACGGAACGCGCGGCGACATCGAACCTTCCGCCGCCGTGGGCCGTGAACTGCAGCGCAGGGGGCACGAAGTCTGCCTGGCTGTCCCGCCCGGCCTGCTGGATTTCGCCGAGGCAGCGGGTTTGGCGGCCGTGTCGTATGGGCCCCCGATAGAAGAATTTCTGGACGAGGATTTCCTGCGCAACATGTGGGCGAATTTCTTTCGCAGCGCATGGACGCTCAGCGGTCCGATCAGCGTGGTGCGAAAGATCTGGGAGCCCATCATTGTGCACTGGGCCCAGGTCAACAAGACGCTGGTGTCGCTGGCGGACGGAGCCGACCTGCTATCCACCGGCATCAATTTCGAGCAAGCTGCCGCCAATGTCGCAGAGCATTACGACATTCCGTTGGCCACGCTGCATCATTTCCCCATGCGGGCGAATGGCGAGCTCGTCCCCACCGTCCCGGCACCGCTGGTCCGCTCCTCGATGACGGCGATCGAATGGCTGTTCTGGCACTCGACCAAGAAGGTCGAAGACGAACAGCGACGTGAACTGGGCCTGCCGGAAGCAACAAGTCGATCGCAGCGACGGATCGCCGACCGGGGCTCGCTGGAAATCCAGGGCTACGACGAGGTGTGCTTTCCCGGGCTGGCCGCCGAGTGGGCGAAGTGGGATGGTCTCAGACCGTTTGTCGGTGCGCTGACGATGGAATTGACGACCGAAGCCGACGACGATGTCACGTCGTGGATCGCCGCGGGAGCGCCCCCGATCTGCTTCAGCTCAGGCAGCATACCGGTCGAGTCTCCGACCGAGTTGGTCGAAATGATCAGTGCGACCTGTGCGCAATTGGGCGAACGAGCACTGGTGTGCTTCGGCGGAACCGACTTCACCGACGTACCGCATCCCGACCACGTCAAACTGGTGGGTCCGGTGAATTACGCGGCGGTCTTCCCCACCTGCCGCGCGGCTGTTCACCATGGCGGCTCAGGCACCACGGCCGCAAGCATGCGCGCCGGGATCCCCACGCTGATCCTATGGAGCTCGGCCGATCAGCCGTATTGGGGAGCACAGGTGAAACGGTTGAAGGTCGGCGCCGCGCGGCGCTTTTCGACCACGACCCAAGAGACATTGGTCGGCGATTTGCGCGCGATCCTCACCCCGCAATGCGCCTCCCGCGCCCGCGAACTCGCTCCCCGGATGACTACCCCCGCGGAAAGCATTGGCCGCGCAGCCGATCTGCTAGAAGATGCCGCACGCAGAAAAGCGTCCGGCTAA
- a CDS encoding glycosyltransferase, whose protein sequence is MKFALASYGTRGDIEPSTAVGRELLRRGHDVRLAVPPNLVSLVESAGLEAVAYGPDQQEGFWDVDFLRKFWKVREVVESWREVQTLLTQSWAEMSATLVSLADGADLIFSGPGFPGVPANVAEYYGIPLATMHYFPMLPNGQLAPGVPAPVVRTAMRVLDWPQRFVTKKAEDAQRRDLGLPKATGPAPRRITACGSLEIQAYDQVCFPGLAAEWAKWNGQRPFVGTLTIEMSTDADEEVESWIAAGSPPIFFGFGSTEVKSPAETIEMIAAACAQLGERALVCSGWSDFSDVPHFDHVKVVGPVNYATVFPACRAVVHHSGAGTTAAGLRAGVPTLSLWSLGDQRIWAGQVKRLKVGTARPFSATTQETLVGDLREILAPGCVDRAREISSRMTKPAESAAKAADLLENFARVPATND, encoded by the coding sequence GTGAAGTTTGCCCTGGCAAGCTATGGGACCCGCGGCGATATCGAGCCCAGCACCGCCGTCGGCCGCGAACTGCTGCGCCGGGGACACGACGTCCGGTTGGCCGTCCCACCCAACCTGGTGAGCCTCGTCGAATCAGCCGGGCTGGAGGCGGTCGCCTACGGGCCGGACCAGCAGGAGGGGTTCTGGGACGTCGATTTTTTGCGCAAGTTCTGGAAGGTCCGTGAGGTGGTCGAGTCCTGGCGGGAAGTTCAGACGCTCTTGACGCAGTCCTGGGCGGAGATGAGTGCCACGCTGGTGTCGCTGGCGGACGGGGCCGACCTGATCTTTTCCGGGCCGGGCTTTCCGGGCGTGCCCGCCAATGTCGCTGAGTATTACGGCATTCCGCTGGCCACGATGCATTATTTCCCGATGCTTCCCAACGGTCAGCTCGCCCCGGGGGTGCCGGCGCCGGTGGTACGCACCGCCATGCGAGTGCTCGATTGGCCGCAGCGGTTCGTGACGAAAAAGGCCGAGGATGCGCAACGCCGCGACCTCGGGCTGCCCAAGGCGACGGGACCGGCGCCCCGACGGATCACCGCATGCGGATCGCTGGAAATCCAAGCGTACGACCAGGTGTGCTTCCCCGGGCTGGCCGCTGAATGGGCCAAGTGGAACGGCCAACGGCCGTTTGTCGGCACGCTGACGATCGAGATGTCCACCGATGCCGATGAGGAGGTCGAGTCGTGGATAGCCGCCGGGAGTCCGCCAATTTTCTTCGGCTTCGGCAGCACCGAGGTGAAATCTCCGGCCGAGACGATCGAGATGATCGCCGCCGCCTGCGCGCAACTGGGTGAGCGAGCGTTGGTGTGCTCGGGCTGGAGTGACTTCAGCGACGTGCCACATTTCGACCACGTCAAGGTGGTCGGCCCGGTCAACTACGCGACAGTCTTTCCCGCGTGTCGCGCGGTGGTGCACCACAGCGGCGCCGGCACCACGGCCGCAGGCCTGCGCGCCGGGGTGCCTACGTTGAGCCTGTGGAGCTTAGGCGATCAAAGAATCTGGGCCGGCCAGGTCAAACGTCTCAAAGTAGGTACCGCCCGGCCATTTTCGGCCACGACCCAAGAAACATTGGTCGGCGATCTGCGCGAAATCCTCGCCCCCGGTTGCGTCGACCGCGCCCGTGAGATCTCCAGCCGGATGACCAAGCCCGCCGAAAGCGCCGCCAAGGCAGCCGATCTCCTAGAGAATTTCGCTCGCGTGCCGGCGACGAACGATTAA
- a CDS encoding class I SAM-dependent methyltransferase, translated as MGIRRKIIEFAPAVAVYNAGTYLLFQARLSYETLRERRGSTGASQEEPTPPARLRWRVHGTLDKASYLAVGKLIARNIQDLCQAAGRDFSSFDDILDFGSGCGRVIQNFRNEPGTRTLYATDIDPDLIGWAKDHLDGVHWSVNGHRPPLPFAANAFDLIYGISVFTHLDEDFQDVWLRELERVARPGATLILTVHGEHVINGLRMLDSSYVEEIHERGFMFFKWSSGKLKIDGFPDFYQTAFHTKEYVYEHWSKYFEIVDYVERGIGSYQDAVVLRKPLNLNRP; from the coding sequence ATGGGGATCCGCAGAAAGATAATCGAGTTCGCGCCAGCCGTCGCGGTTTACAACGCCGGTACCTATCTGTTGTTTCAGGCGCGGCTCTCATACGAAACACTTCGCGAACGCAGAGGCAGTACGGGCGCGTCGCAAGAAGAACCGACTCCGCCAGCTCGGCTTCGATGGCGAGTTCACGGAACTTTGGATAAAGCCTCATACCTGGCGGTGGGCAAATTAATTGCGCGAAACATACAAGACCTCTGTCAGGCCGCCGGCCGTGATTTCTCTTCGTTTGACGACATTCTCGATTTCGGCAGCGGTTGCGGTCGAGTCATCCAAAACTTTCGAAACGAGCCAGGGACGCGCACTCTCTACGCAACCGATATCGATCCAGACCTCATCGGTTGGGCCAAGGACCACCTGGACGGTGTTCACTGGAGTGTCAACGGCCACCGGCCACCACTGCCTTTCGCCGCCAACGCCTTTGACTTGATCTACGGTATCTCTGTTTTCACTCACTTGGACGAGGACTTTCAAGACGTATGGCTGCGTGAACTTGAACGCGTCGCACGACCGGGAGCCACCCTTATCCTCACGGTCCACGGCGAACATGTGATCAATGGCCTTCGAATGTTGGACAGTTCCTACGTCGAGGAGATTCACGAACGCGGTTTCATGTTCTTCAAATGGTCCAGCGGCAAACTCAAGATTGACGGATTCCCCGACTTCTATCAAACCGCCTTCCACACGAAAGAGTACGTATACGAGCACTGGTCGAAATATTTTGAAATCGTGGATTACGTCGAACGCGGGATCGGCAGCTATCAAGACGCCGTGGTGCTACGAAAGCCCCTGAACCTGAATCGCCCCTAG
- a CDS encoding glycosyltransferase, translating to MTEGAASSPKVSIVATTHNQEGYVRQAFDSFLAQQTNFSVEIVVADDASTDSTPSIIREYTSRYPHMFRPIFRPENLGLNRNMTGALSAARGEYVALCEADDYWIDPLKLSRQIAFLDRHPETTVCFHPVRVVWEDGYAKDSKFPPAHLRGNLSVDALLLMNFIQTNSVVYRRLERYDDIPADVMPLDWYLHVRHAAQGDIAMLPETMSVYRRHAQGMWHNQVADPPKFWLTLGPGHAATFDAMLDLFPGDPAREELIAAMADWILRQIANVPGPEGRAAFDDTVAKYPRMVELARKHREAPRWKRLKASWRRFALVAPHRKGLVDVWPFSLKRQQTEATGRPARPLGDQGQEIRDADS from the coding sequence GTGACCGAAGGCGCGGCGAGCTCACCCAAGGTGAGCATCGTGGCGACCACCCACAATCAGGAGGGCTACGTCCGCCAGGCCTTCGACAGCTTCCTCGCCCAGCAGACCAACTTCTCGGTGGAGATCGTCGTCGCCGACGATGCCTCTACCGATTCCACACCGTCGATAATCCGGGAGTACACCAGCCGCTACCCGCACATGTTCCGGCCGATTTTCCGGCCCGAAAACCTCGGTCTCAACAGGAACATGACGGGCGCCCTGTCGGCTGCCCGCGGCGAATACGTCGCACTGTGCGAGGCGGACGACTACTGGATCGATCCGCTGAAGCTGAGCAGGCAGATCGCCTTCCTGGACCGGCATCCGGAGACGACGGTGTGCTTTCATCCCGTTCGCGTGGTGTGGGAAGACGGCTACGCGAAGGACTCAAAGTTCCCCCCTGCACACCTGCGCGGCAACTTGAGTGTCGATGCCCTGCTCTTGATGAACTTCATTCAGACCAACTCGGTTGTCTATCGTCGCCTCGAGCGCTACGACGACATTCCCGCCGACGTGATGCCCCTCGACTGGTATCTGCACGTCCGCCACGCGGCTCAGGGCGACATTGCGATGCTGCCTGAGACCATGTCCGTTTACCGCCGGCATGCCCAGGGCATGTGGCACAACCAGGTCGCCGATCCACCGAAGTTCTGGCTGACGTTGGGTCCCGGGCACGCCGCGACGTTCGACGCGATGCTCGACCTGTTCCCCGGCGACCCGGCGCGCGAAGAGCTCATCGCCGCCATGGCCGACTGGATTCTGCGCCAGATCGCGAATGTCCCGGGACCGGAGGGCCGCGCCGCGTTCGACGACACCGTCGCGAAGTACCCCCGGATGGTGGAGCTGGCCCGCAAGCACCGTGAGGCTCCGCGATGGAAGCGGCTCAAGGCGTCGTGGCGCAGGTTCGCCCTCGTTGCGCCGCACCGTAAGGGGTTGGTGGACGTCTGGCCGTTTAGCCTCAAACGCCAGCAGACCGAAGCGACCGGAAGGCCGGCGCGACCGCTCGGCGACCAGGGCCAGGAGATCCGCGACGCCGATTCGTAG
- a CDS encoding glycosyltransferase family 2 protein, with translation MVPDDVSSAAADGLRGPTVSVITISYKDLDGLKRTVDSVRAQRYAGRIEHIVIDGGSGDAVVEYLSGCGPSLTYWQSEPDGGRYDAMNQGISHASGDLLWFMHSSDCFPDPDAVAEAVEAISRHGAARDIWGYGMDNLVGLGRVRSPMPFNIRKFLAGWQVIPHQASFYGSSLVNKLVGYDLDFGIAADQEFILRAALLREPITIRRVLCDFDTNGVGTNRPPSEVFNDLRRMWDMHGRYPLGGRRVSRAYLRVCEYYFALLAFIFRR, from the coding sequence ATGGTGCCCGACGACGTGAGTAGCGCCGCCGCCGACGGGCTCCGCGGTCCAACCGTCTCCGTGATCACGATCTCCTACAAGGACCTGGACGGGCTGAAGCGGACCGTGGACAGCGTGCGGGCCCAGCGCTACGCGGGACGCATCGAGCACATCGTGATCGACGGTGGATCCGGCGATGCGGTGGTGGAGTATCTGTCCGGGTGCGGGCCGAGCTTGACGTATTGGCAGTCCGAGCCCGACGGCGGCCGGTACGACGCAATGAACCAGGGCATTTCGCACGCGTCTGGCGATCTGTTGTGGTTCATGCATTCCAGCGATTGCTTTCCCGATCCGGACGCCGTGGCGGAGGCCGTTGAGGCGATCTCGAGGCACGGGGCGGCGCGCGACATCTGGGGCTATGGCATGGATAACCTGGTGGGCCTCGGGCGCGTGCGCAGCCCTATGCCTTTCAACATCCGCAAGTTCCTCGCCGGCTGGCAGGTGATCCCGCATCAGGCATCGTTCTATGGTTCGTCGCTGGTCAACAAATTGGTCGGGTATGACCTCGATTTTGGGATCGCCGCCGACCAGGAGTTCATTCTCCGAGCCGCGTTGCTGCGCGAGCCGATCACGATCCGGCGGGTGCTCTGCGATTTCGACACCAATGGTGTCGGCACGAATCGTCCCCCCAGCGAAGTCTTCAATGACCTGCGCCGCATGTGGGACATGCATGGTCGCTATCCGCTGGGCGGCCGGCGAGTCTCGCGTGCCTACCTACGGGTTTGCGAGTACTACTTCGCCTTGTTGGCATTCATATTCCGGCGATGA
- a CDS encoding class I SAM-dependent methyltransferase yields the protein MQKFQKFLFSLIDFALVPIAASASFALRLIRQTGFGRMPLTLRVFRKVGIYPLLDHYYEPLFNPAHLRKPLSEDRELLGIDWNVTEQLDLLTKFHFNDELTRFPVDRQADQEFFYRNGFFESGDAEYLYNMIRLFKPKRIFEIGSGQSTLLAASAVEANRGEDPDYQCEHVCIEPYEVGWLEQLGVKVVRKPVELIDTSLFSQLAENDILFIDSSHMIRPQGDVLFEYFEILPILKSGVLIHIHDIFTPKDYLDEWVQAVCFWNEQYLLEAFLSYNSEFKIIGALNFLKHHHPDELTAACPVLREQLQFREPGSFWLRRV from the coding sequence ATGCAAAAATTTCAGAAATTCTTGTTCTCGCTGATCGATTTCGCGTTGGTCCCGATCGCCGCTAGCGCGTCTTTCGCGTTGCGGCTGATCCGCCAAACCGGATTCGGGCGCATGCCCCTGACCTTGCGGGTATTCAGAAAAGTTGGGATCTATCCGCTTCTCGACCATTACTACGAGCCCCTGTTCAACCCTGCCCATTTGCGAAAGCCGTTATCCGAAGACCGCGAGTTGCTGGGCATCGATTGGAATGTCACTGAACAGCTGGATCTGCTGACGAAGTTCCACTTCAACGACGAATTGACCAGATTCCCCGTCGACCGGCAAGCCGACCAGGAGTTCTTCTATCGGAACGGCTTCTTCGAATCGGGCGATGCCGAGTACCTGTACAACATGATCCGGCTGTTCAAGCCGAAGCGCATTTTCGAAATCGGCAGCGGCCAGTCAACGCTGCTGGCGGCGAGCGCAGTGGAGGCCAACCGCGGTGAGGATCCCGACTACCAGTGCGAGCACGTCTGCATCGAGCCCTACGAGGTCGGGTGGCTTGAGCAGCTCGGCGTGAAAGTCGTCCGCAAGCCGGTGGAGCTGATCGACACATCGTTGTTCAGCCAATTGGCGGAGAACGACATCCTGTTCATCGACTCCTCACACATGATCCGGCCACAAGGCGACGTTCTCTTCGAGTACTTCGAGATTCTGCCCATCCTCAAATCAGGTGTGTTGATTCACATTCATGACATCTTCACCCCCAAGGATTACCTGGACGAGTGGGTACAGGCGGTCTGCTTCTGGAATGAGCAGTACCTGCTCGAAGCCTTCCTCAGCTACAACTCAGAGTTCAAAATCATTGGCGCGCTGAACTTCTTGAAGCATCACCACCCTGACGAGCTGACCGCGGCCTGCCCAGTACTGCGGGAACAACTACAATTTCGCGAACCCGGCTCGTTCTGGCTGAGACGGGTCTAG